One Paenibacillus sp. FSL H7-0737 DNA segment encodes these proteins:
- a CDS encoding L,D-transpeptidase family protein, whose translation MKNSQHLKAYVQMHPDNKMAWYLLGKEYYKNGQHGKANYCFNQAGEVYEAFEHSKVPAEMLREYEDGLLQASRQRERGQQRLRYISLALMLLILLMVPSAVAPGIGVTEEQEVLQDTAAPEVKDLPDPKDSVQEPVIEAKKVMYTAQENGTEASQGKLMAKMLMRKEPFEVAVLGMEREGKWLLWKEKLPLNFTLQKNGKGRMVYQSYDPKACACEPPEHGQLAKDGAEWQGDQEELATLWSAIRAYQDAKGKLPDTLADLTGSFPENWIGGTTTVMKREFSPLKAVAKNKMAPGTEDIAEPSSSSNDGVRTIPTALSVSGSVARDVPFFDQPLKVVVDKQNHRLAVVSGSIILRNYAVGLGGDKTPEGNFVITDKVVNPNGRDDGDFGSRGLQLSDSNYAIHGTNEPDSVGKDESLGCIRMGREDVEELFALIPKGTTVVISKGVLPEKQLVPAKRFSSTAKHDQTNPHKVYHWLN comes from the coding sequence ATGAAGAACTCACAGCACCTCAAAGCATATGTACAGATGCACCCAGATAACAAAATGGCATGGTACTTGCTGGGGAAGGAATACTATAAGAACGGTCAACATGGAAAAGCTAATTATTGCTTCAATCAGGCTGGTGAAGTGTATGAGGCTTTCGAGCATAGTAAGGTACCTGCTGAAATGCTGCGCGAATACGAAGATGGATTGCTGCAAGCGAGTCGCCAGCGTGAGCGCGGCCAACAAAGATTGAGATACATATCACTGGCGCTAATGCTTCTTATACTGTTAATGGTACCTTCAGCAGTGGCTCCGGGTATTGGTGTTACTGAAGAACAAGAAGTCCTTCAAGACACGGCAGCTCCAGAAGTCAAAGATCTGCCAGATCCAAAAGACTCCGTCCAAGAGCCGGTTATTGAGGCGAAAAAAGTGATGTATACAGCGCAAGAAAATGGAACTGAGGCTTCGCAAGGAAAGTTAATGGCGAAAATGCTAATGCGTAAAGAACCTTTTGAAGTTGCTGTGTTAGGGATGGAGCGAGAGGGAAAATGGCTGCTCTGGAAAGAGAAGCTTCCGCTAAATTTCACACTGCAAAAGAATGGAAAGGGACGGATGGTATATCAGTCTTACGATCCTAAGGCATGTGCATGTGAGCCGCCAGAGCATGGGCAACTCGCCAAGGATGGAGCAGAATGGCAGGGTGACCAAGAGGAGCTTGCCACACTATGGAGTGCAATCCGGGCTTATCAAGATGCTAAAGGGAAGCTTCCAGATACATTAGCGGATTTGACGGGATCTTTTCCTGAGAACTGGATAGGTGGGACGACAACCGTCATGAAGCGGGAATTCAGCCCTCTTAAAGCGGTGGCTAAGAACAAGATGGCACCGGGAACAGAAGACATAGCGGAGCCTTCAAGCTCATCTAACGATGGTGTGAGGACTATACCGACAGCATTAAGTGTGAGTGGAAGTGTTGCGAGAGACGTTCCTTTTTTTGATCAGCCGCTGAAGGTCGTTGTGGATAAACAAAATCACCGGTTGGCGGTAGTCAGCGGTTCTATTATTCTACGAAATTATGCGGTAGGACTTGGCGGAGATAAGACACCAGAGGGGAATTTCGTGATTACAGATAAAGTCGTCAATCCAAATGGTCGAGATGATGGGGATTTCGGTAGCAGAGGGCTTCAGCTTTCGGACAGTAATTATGCTATTCATGGCACGAATGAGCCTGACAGTGTTGGTAAGGATGAATCCCTTGGATGTATTCGAATGGGCCGAGAAGATGTGGAGGAGCTCTTCGCGCTGATTCCTAAAGGTACAACAGTAGTGATTAGTAAAGGGGTTCTGCCTGAAAAGCAGCTTGTGCCGGCTAAACGCTTCAGCTCTACTGCTAAGCATGATCAGACCAACCCCCACAAAGTATACCACTGGCTGAATTAG
- a CDS encoding quinone-dependent dihydroorotate dehydrogenase, which produces MLYRNFGKPIFFKIDPEKAHHLVIGGLDKSSSVPGGSAALRLMYGVPETADLAVDLFGTHFPTPVGLAAGLDKNADAVVGFSSIGFGFMEVGTVTPKGQPGNDSPRLFRLPSDEALINRMGFNNEGADAMAQRLKKLKNRRIPIAVNIGRNKITSNEAAHEDYRQCIRTLYPYGDFFVVNISSPNTPGLRNLQHGSELSFLLAQVKEEMEIQRKATGITKSLLVKIAPDVTDEELEYMVQTLTEAGMDGIIATNTTLNRDGLSHEKANETGGLSGKPLRDRSTEIIRSIYRQTEGKMPIIGSGGIFTSQDAYDKIRAGASLVEIYTALIYEGPEVNRKLHAGLRQLLRRDGFSHISEAVGADHH; this is translated from the coding sequence GTGTTGTATCGTAATTTTGGTAAACCAATTTTTTTCAAGATTGATCCCGAGAAGGCTCACCATCTCGTCATAGGTGGATTGGATAAATCGTCATCAGTGCCAGGTGGAAGCGCGGCGCTACGTTTAATGTACGGAGTTCCTGAAACGGCGGATTTAGCGGTTGATCTGTTTGGCACGCATTTCCCGACGCCAGTTGGACTTGCTGCAGGTTTAGATAAAAATGCCGATGCGGTAGTCGGATTCTCTTCGATCGGGTTTGGATTTATGGAAGTGGGCACGGTTACCCCTAAGGGTCAACCAGGTAATGATAGCCCTCGTTTGTTCCGTCTTCCTTCGGATGAAGCACTGATTAATCGAATGGGCTTCAATAATGAAGGGGCTGATGCTATGGCACAGCGTCTGAAGAAATTAAAGAATCGGAGAATTCCTATAGCAGTTAATATTGGCCGGAATAAGATAACTAGTAATGAAGCGGCTCATGAAGACTATCGTCAGTGCATCCGTACGCTTTATCCGTACGGTGATTTTTTTGTGGTCAATATCAGCTCGCCGAATACACCTGGTCTTCGCAATCTCCAGCATGGCAGTGAATTATCGTTCCTGCTGGCTCAAGTGAAGGAAGAAATGGAGATTCAGCGTAAAGCGACCGGGATTACCAAAAGCTTGTTGGTTAAGATAGCACCAGACGTAACTGATGAAGAGCTGGAGTATATGGTTCAGACACTGACAGAAGCTGGTATGGATGGTATTATTGCTACGAATACTACATTGAACCGTGATGGACTTAGTCATGAAAAGGCTAATGAGACGGGGGGCTTAAGCGGCAAACCGCTGCGGGACCGCTCAACGGAGATCATTCGCAGTATTTATCGCCAGACGGAAGGGAAGATGCCGATCATAGGATCAGGCGGCATTTTCACCAGTCAGGATGCGTATGACAAGATAAGAGCAGGTGCGAGTCTGGTCGAAATTTATACAGCTCTCATTTACGAAGGACCGGAGGTTAACCGCAAATTGCATGCCGGATTACGGCAGCTATTACGGCGGGATGGATTCAGTCATATCTCTGAAGCAGTGGGCGCTGATCATCACTGA
- a CDS encoding GTP pyrophosphokinase, whose protein sequence is MDGRDWGTFLLPYEQTVEELKVKFKTMRSELKKREEYTPIEFVTGRVKRLSSILEKAKRLNVKMEDLETGIEDIAGIRIMCQFVEDIRRVAEYIRARKDLEVLYEKDYITNYKESGYRSFHMIIKYPVQTALGQKIVLAEIQIRTLAMNFWATIEHSLNYKYRESLPDEMRVRLKTAAEAASILDSEMSSIREEILEAQKTFEENSNMTTQILKAIHQLYFYHLVNEAIDTQARFNEIWQVQDMEAMKELLDHVRGLLSAAKKDSLPDGL, encoded by the coding sequence ATGGACGGCAGGGACTGGGGAACTTTTTTGCTTCCATATGAACAGACTGTGGAAGAATTGAAAGTTAAATTCAAAACAATGCGTTCGGAGTTGAAGAAAAGAGAGGAATACACGCCGATAGAATTCGTAACGGGGCGTGTAAAGCGGCTGTCAAGCATTCTGGAAAAGGCTAAACGGCTGAATGTGAAGATGGAAGATCTGGAGACGGGGATTGAAGACATTGCAGGAATTCGGATCATGTGCCAATTTGTAGAGGATATCCGCAGAGTGGCGGAATATATCCGGGCCCGTAAGGATCTTGAAGTACTCTATGAGAAGGATTACATCACTAATTATAAAGAGAGCGGCTACCGCAGCTTCCATATGATTATTAAATATCCTGTGCAAACAGCGCTTGGCCAGAAAATTGTGCTCGCGGAGATCCAAATTCGTACGCTAGCTATGAATTTCTGGGCTACCATAGAGCATTCCCTGAACTATAAATATCGGGAGAGTCTACCCGATGAAATGCGTGTTCGACTAAAGACGGCAGCTGAAGCAGCATCGATCCTCGACAGTGAAATGTCCAGTATTCGGGAAGAGATTCTGGAAGCACAGAAGACATTCGAGGAAAACTCGAATATGACCACTCAGATTCTCAAGGCCATTCATCAATTGTATTTCTATCACTTGGTGAATGAGGCTATAGATACGCAGGCTCGCTTTAACGAAATATGGCAGGTTCAGGATATGGAAGCGATGAAGGAACTTCTAGATCATGTGCGGGGACTTCTTTCCGCAGCTAAAAAGGATAGTTTGCCGGATGGCTTATGA
- a CDS encoding DUF309 domain-containing protein translates to MAYEPLYLEYLVYFNRDRDYFECHEVLEELWLAQERDPLYKALLQVAVGLYHFRNQNVRGAAIMLSGASAKLEEYPAATLGINLAKLVEEVKDYVRRLASYDERPFSYYDLTIEIVDPSLADQVENAAVAITPNNPQRRGPQRPTSFHRK, encoded by the coding sequence ATGGCTTATGAACCATTGTACTTGGAATACCTAGTGTACTTTAATCGTGACAGGGATTATTTCGAATGTCACGAGGTACTCGAAGAACTGTGGCTTGCCCAGGAACGAGATCCTTTGTACAAAGCACTTCTCCAAGTAGCGGTAGGGTTATACCATTTTCGCAATCAGAATGTGCGCGGTGCAGCTATTATGCTGAGTGGTGCTTCTGCCAAACTGGAAGAATATCCAGCAGCGACACTCGGCATTAATCTGGCGAAACTCGTGGAGGAAGTGAAAGATTATGTTCGGCGCTTAGCATCATATGATGAGCGGCCATTTTCTTATTACGATCTGACCATAGAGATTGTTGATCCGAGTCTAGCGGACCAAGTGGAGAATGCAGCTGTAGCTATCACACCGAATAATCCTCAACGACGTGGTCCTCAGAGACCGACATCCTTTCATCGTAAGTAA
- a CDS encoding RsmB/NOP family class I SAM-dependent RNA methyltransferase, with protein sequence MAAQLPSSFSERMMDMLGTDYNQFADSYKETPYGGVRVNTLKISVESLKALSTLGLEPIPWCPTGFYTENGARPGKHPHYHAGLYYIQEPSAMAPVELLNIEPGDRVLDLCAAPGGKSTQISAKLLGKGLLVSNDLHPERTKALAKNLELYGVRNGIVLNESPDHIAAAFPLFFDKILIDAPCSGEGMFRKDEDMVKQWDSGTPAKYASMQRDILRSAATALAPGGTLVYSTCTFATEENEEIIAEFISEHPQFSVVTVGGTGSFAPGFGELSGTARLWPHKVKGEGHFMAVLQHGGTKRSMEERDHLEVKLNESARARTTTPKSAAHVKSSNKSEGRRGKEGKPSHKPTGGADRGRQVSGDEQALTAYGNFVRDQLGWEPQGYPVLFGDHLYISPLPKERLNGLKTIRPGWYVGQIRNGRFIPGHPMATALHQEESCRSVSLSSTNHEAISYLKGETLSISQERLSIRIGSAQKGYVLVCIDGYSAGWGKWQDGILKNEYPAGWRWM encoded by the coding sequence ATGGCGGCACAATTGCCCAGTTCTTTCAGCGAGCGTATGATGGACATGCTGGGAACAGATTATAATCAATTTGCGGATTCTTATAAGGAAACCCCATACGGAGGCGTCCGTGTTAACACCTTGAAGATTTCCGTGGAGAGCTTAAAGGCTCTTTCTACTTTGGGACTGGAACCCATTCCTTGGTGTCCGACAGGATTTTATACAGAGAATGGGGCTAGACCTGGTAAACATCCTCACTACCACGCAGGTTTATATTACATTCAAGAGCCGAGTGCGATGGCACCTGTGGAATTGCTTAATATTGAACCAGGTGATCGTGTACTTGATTTATGTGCCGCCCCTGGGGGGAAATCTACGCAGATTTCAGCCAAGCTGTTAGGTAAAGGATTGCTGGTTAGTAATGATCTTCATCCAGAACGGACTAAAGCTCTAGCTAAAAATCTGGAGCTGTATGGGGTTCGTAATGGTATTGTACTGAACGAAAGTCCAGATCATATCGCGGCTGCATTCCCGCTTTTTTTTGACAAGATCTTGATTGATGCTCCCTGCTCTGGTGAAGGGATGTTCCGTAAAGATGAAGACATGGTGAAGCAGTGGGATTCAGGTACACCTGCCAAATATGCTTCCATGCAGCGGGATATTTTACGTTCTGCTGCAACAGCATTGGCACCGGGAGGTACACTTGTCTATTCCACCTGTACCTTTGCTACAGAAGAAAATGAGGAAATTATAGCCGAGTTTATTTCTGAACATCCACAATTCTCAGTGGTGACGGTAGGAGGTACAGGCTCATTCGCTCCTGGCTTCGGAGAACTCTCAGGAACAGCAAGACTGTGGCCGCATAAGGTGAAAGGCGAAGGACATTTCATGGCTGTATTGCAACATGGGGGAACTAAGCGCTCAATGGAGGAACGTGATCACTTAGAGGTCAAGTTAAACGAATCTGCAAGAGCAAGAACTACTACTCCAAAAAGTGCAGCACACGTTAAATCATCCAATAAATCAGAAGGAAGACGGGGGAAAGAAGGGAAACCCTCTCACAAACCTACTGGTGGCGCTGACCGTGGTCGGCAAGTTTCAGGTGACGAGCAAGCTTTGACTGCGTATGGAAATTTTGTGCGAGATCAGCTTGGTTGGGAACCGCAAGGATATCCGGTTCTGTTCGGTGACCATCTGTACATTTCTCCACTTCCTAAGGAAAGACTAAATGGATTAAAGACGATCCGCCCGGGATGGTATGTAGGACAAATCCGTAACGGAAGATTTATTCCAGGGCATCCAATGGCTACAGCTTTGCATCAGGAAGAAAGCTGCCGAAGTGTCTCACTCTCCAGTACGAATCATGAAGCTATTTCCTATCTTAAAGGAGAGACGTTGTCGATTTCTCAAGAACGTCTCTCTATTAGAATAGGAAGTGCCCAAAAGGGATACGTTCTGGTCTGCATTGATGGCTACAGCGCAGGCTGGGGTAAGTGGCAGGATGGCATACTCAAGAACGAATATCCCGCAGGCTGGAGGTGGATGTAA
- a CDS encoding pseudouridine synthase, with protein MSQSGKPAKKQRLDKVLSHIGVGSRSDIRKQAKQGLILVNGTVVKDSGFHVDPYADKIEVGGEVVTYREFIYLMMNKPPGVLSATEDKRDRTVLDLLKHEYAQFEPFPVGRLDKDTVGLLLITNDGKLAHELLSPRKHVPKTYEATIEGDVDADDVAAFAAGVELEDGYFTLPAHLTILGRERGSKVISHISLIITEGKFHQVKRMFQAVGKKVTFLKRVSMGELKLDDSLPLGACRELTLEELALLGADGSEG; from the coding sequence ATGAGCCAATCAGGTAAGCCCGCCAAAAAACAACGATTAGATAAAGTGTTGTCCCATATTGGAGTGGGGTCGCGCAGTGATATCCGTAAACAAGCTAAACAAGGCTTAATATTGGTGAACGGGACCGTGGTAAAAGATAGTGGGTTCCATGTGGATCCTTATGCCGATAAAATAGAGGTAGGGGGAGAGGTTGTTACCTACCGTGAATTCATATATCTTATGATGAACAAACCCCCGGGTGTCCTGTCAGCTACGGAGGACAAGCGGGATCGGACGGTTTTGGATCTTTTAAAGCATGAGTATGCACAGTTTGAACCGTTTCCTGTAGGAAGGCTAGATAAGGATACTGTGGGACTGCTGCTGATCACTAATGATGGGAAGCTTGCCCATGAATTGCTGTCGCCACGTAAGCATGTCCCGAAAACGTACGAGGCAACCATCGAGGGCGATGTAGACGCGGATGATGTCGCGGCTTTTGCAGCAGGGGTGGAGCTGGAAGATGGCTACTTTACTTTACCTGCACACTTAACCATTCTTGGAAGAGAGCGCGGCAGCAAAGTGATTTCCCATATTTCACTTATCATCACTGAGGGGAAATTTCATCAGGTGAAGCGTATGTTTCAGGCGGTAGGCAAAAAAGTCACTTTTCTGAAACGCGTATCTATGGGAGAATTGAAGCTGGATGATAGTCTGCCGCTTGGAGCTTGTCGGGAACTGACGTTAGAGGAACTGGCACTCTTAGGCGCAGATGGGTCAGAAGGATAG
- a CDS encoding Cof-type HAD-IIB family hydrolase, which translates to MRYKLIALDVDGTLLNDDHHLSSENKEAIAEVTRLGGQIVLCTGRSPQNSIPFMEEMGLTGYVLGHNGAATVRVEDREVLHQYGMDARGLDPYIDYCRKHNIHYDVNTAFDMYVDNVENLTKEANYMYEHFRIVPATLPAWEDFREPVVKFTVFTQPEILDEAEREWRTWAPEYNILRSGEFFVDLMHPESSKGNALRNLAVKLGIPQEEVLSIGNYFNDISMLTYAGMGVAMDNSPVEVKAAANAVTGSNNEHGVRDALVKYCLS; encoded by the coding sequence ATGAGATACAAACTGATTGCACTAGATGTGGACGGTACGCTATTAAATGATGATCACCACTTAAGCTCTGAGAATAAGGAAGCTATTGCTGAGGTTACACGTCTTGGCGGTCAAATCGTATTGTGTACGGGACGCAGTCCACAGAACTCGATTCCTTTCATGGAGGAAATGGGGCTGACTGGTTACGTGCTTGGTCACAATGGAGCAGCGACGGTACGAGTGGAAGATCGAGAAGTGCTGCACCAATATGGTATGGATGCACGTGGTCTTGACCCCTATATTGACTATTGCCGTAAGCACAATATTCATTATGATGTGAATACTGCTTTTGATATGTATGTTGATAATGTAGAGAATCTGACTAAAGAAGCTAATTATATGTATGAGCACTTCCGTATTGTGCCAGCGACGCTGCCCGCATGGGAAGATTTCCGTGAACCGGTTGTTAAGTTTACTGTATTTACACAGCCAGAAATCCTTGACGAAGCTGAACGTGAATGGCGTACTTGGGCTCCTGAGTACAATATTTTGCGGAGTGGTGAATTTTTCGTTGATTTGATGCATCCCGAATCTTCTAAGGGAAACGCATTAAGAAATCTCGCTGTGAAGCTGGGAATTCCGCAAGAAGAAGTCCTCTCAATCGGTAATTATTTTAATGATATTTCTATGCTTACCTATGCGGGGATGGGCGTGGCGATGGATAATTCTCCTGTAGAGGTAAAAGCGGCAGCGAATGCTGTTACGGGTTCGAACAATGAGCATGGTGTGCGTGATGCGCTGGTTAAATATTGTTTATCCTAA
- a CDS encoding DUF6612 family protein, producing MNSFFKTIGTSLAVGALLLSGTIGWMSNPEVVSAATTTAVTADQMISKVTAASKAIKNFHLDVIKKQDIQSGGVRISNTNTLKLDINRLPNFAAAGTVDSSLLETSYSLYANDKEFYYLVDGSELIDESEDEGYDDDGEPIDPDAQYWIGLEKMEWDSFYSKGQYDPVSMLDSVKNYKKSMKVSTAGAQTVLQFTVTDPTAAKGIIKLYDQENLWDGETVQPKSVTWKLFVNTKTWQTEKLTVDLSYVLISDGEKDTYNTKIEAKYSKNNKGTTIVKPAELE from the coding sequence ATGAACAGTTTTTTCAAAACAATAGGCACTAGTTTGGCAGTAGGTGCTTTATTGCTGTCCGGAACGATCGGATGGATGTCTAATCCTGAAGTCGTGTCTGCCGCTACCACAACAGCAGTAACCGCGGATCAAATGATTAGCAAAGTAACGGCAGCCTCTAAAGCAATAAAGAATTTTCACTTAGATGTGATCAAAAAACAGGATATTCAGAGCGGTGGGGTACGTATCAGCAACACTAACACACTGAAGCTGGATATTAATCGACTGCCGAATTTTGCTGCAGCCGGCACCGTTGATAGTAGTCTTTTAGAAACATCGTACAGTCTATATGCCAATGACAAGGAGTTTTACTATCTTGTAGACGGAAGTGAACTGATCGATGAATCTGAAGATGAAGGTTACGACGATGACGGTGAGCCAATCGATCCTGATGCACAGTATTGGATTGGACTGGAGAAGATGGAGTGGGATTCTTTTTACTCCAAAGGTCAATACGATCCTGTTTCCATGCTTGATTCGGTAAAAAATTATAAAAAATCTATGAAAGTCAGCACTGCTGGTGCTCAGACAGTCCTGCAATTCACGGTAACCGATCCGACAGCAGCTAAGGGAATAATCAAGCTCTATGACCAGGAGAACCTCTGGGATGGTGAGACAGTTCAACCCAAAAGCGTAACGTGGAAATTATTCGTCAATACTAAGACCTGGCAGACGGAAAAACTGACAGTCGATCTGAGTTATGTGCTGATAAGTGATGGAGAAAAGGATACATACAACACGAAAATCGAAGCTAAGTATTCCAAGAATAACAAAGGTACAACCATTGTAAAGCCCGCCGAACTAGAATAA
- a CDS encoding serine hydrolase domain-containing protein, with the protein MLSSTELSKLNEVNYREDRLEALNHFYEDLCNKKVADGYIYSLSRYGKIFANGAGGRFSYEEDSDQELKTDTIFRIASITKLFTATAIWQLADDGEIFMGQPVSSILPEFDADPFKPITIAHLLTHTSGIAPDHGTISDTYYKSAWWYIYESELGKENWIKAGLSYGIRFPVGTQWMYSSFGYVVLGAIIEKITGVIAEDYIMDNIVKPLGMTDTFFDIPPEKAGRIAIRSEEAKEYLQKLQNGEITDEEQRSEEEIKTPGTGGGMYSTVNDLQKFGIMLLNHGEYEGGHILSRMAVQKMTKRFNSEKLPNYAWGDGGADRPYGLGPDLRYNESTSYSEGTFFHEGWGSCSLVVDPVEQLIAVWYIPFHKNIWDGRAIFGTNNVIWSGLE; encoded by the coding sequence ATGTTATCATCCACAGAGCTTAGCAAGCTGAACGAAGTGAATTACAGGGAGGACCGATTAGAGGCACTTAATCATTTTTATGAGGATCTCTGTAATAAGAAAGTAGCCGATGGCTATATTTATTCTCTTAGTCGTTATGGAAAAATATTTGCTAATGGAGCGGGGGGACGCTTCAGTTACGAAGAAGATAGCGACCAAGAGTTGAAAACGGATACAATATTTCGAATCGCTTCTATTACTAAGCTGTTTACGGCAACAGCGATCTGGCAGCTAGCAGATGATGGTGAAATTTTTATGGGGCAGCCAGTTAGTTCTATTCTTCCGGAGTTTGATGCCGATCCTTTTAAGCCGATTACAATTGCTCATTTACTGACGCATACCTCCGGCATCGCACCTGATCATGGCACTATAAGTGATACCTACTATAAAAGTGCATGGTGGTATATTTATGAATCAGAGCTTGGAAAAGAAAACTGGATTAAAGCTGGACTTTCCTATGGTATTCGTTTTCCGGTAGGGACTCAATGGATGTATTCATCGTTCGGATACGTGGTTCTTGGTGCAATTATCGAGAAAATAACAGGTGTTATTGCAGAAGATTACATAATGGACAACATTGTAAAACCGTTAGGCATGACAGATACTTTCTTTGATATACCGCCTGAGAAAGCTGGTAGGATCGCTATTCGTTCGGAAGAAGCCAAGGAATATCTTCAGAAGCTGCAAAACGGGGAAATTACGGATGAAGAACAAAGGTCTGAGGAAGAAATCAAGACTCCCGGAACTGGTGGGGGAATGTATTCAACCGTTAATGATCTACAAAAGTTCGGAATCATGCTGCTTAACCATGGGGAATACGAAGGTGGTCATATCTTAAGTCGGATGGCTGTTCAGAAAATGACCAAGCGGTTCAATTCTGAAAAACTTCCAAACTACGCATGGGGAGATGGAGGAGCAGATAGACCATACGGTCTTGGGCCAGACCTTCGATATAATGAAAGTACATCTTATTCTGAAGGCACTTTTTTTCATGAAGGATGGGGGTCTTGTTCTTTGGTCGTTGATCCGGTTGAACAGCTGATTGCCGTTTGGTATATCCCTTTTCATAAAAATATATGGGACGGTAGAGCGATTTTCGGTACAAACAATGTGATCTGGTCCGGACTCGAATAA
- a CDS encoding ABC transporter permease encodes MFEKIKHRFRVMRAVAFVTYKEWSAYRTHSMVSIFVGPVYFLVQYYIWSAVYSGESSINGMSLSQMLSYFCATMLINYLTMDFADWNLQMLIRTGKFITFSLRPMNHMFYALSQKAGHRVLGLLFEFIPCFMIFFFIFHIDVLPANLLYAMLSIAMAFMMNFFIHYSIGMVAFWMVQSSSIRNFFSLCEGIFSGSLIPLVFFPKSLQLASFFLPFQYTTFLPAMVYTGSYTLADITLPIPQVLLLQLVAVIIAGIVCRVLYAVSLKHFTGVGA; translated from the coding sequence ATGTTTGAGAAGATAAAGCACCGCTTTCGCGTTATGAGAGCGGTTGCTTTTGTTACTTATAAGGAATGGAGTGCGTACAGAACGCATTCGATGGTTTCTATTTTTGTAGGCCCGGTATATTTTTTGGTGCAGTATTACATATGGAGCGCTGTTTATAGTGGAGAATCCTCTATTAACGGGATGTCGCTCTCTCAGATGCTCTCTTATTTTTGTGCCACGATGTTGATCAACTACTTGACCATGGATTTTGCCGATTGGAATTTACAAATGCTCATTCGCACCGGGAAATTCATTACGTTCTCTTTAAGACCAATGAATCATATGTTCTATGCATTGTCTCAGAAGGCAGGGCATAGGGTACTTGGGCTTCTATTTGAATTTATACCCTGTTTTATGATCTTCTTCTTTATTTTTCATATTGATGTTTTACCCGCAAATTTACTATACGCAATGCTATCGATAGCTATGGCATTCATGATGAACTTTTTCATCCATTATAGTATTGGCATGGTCGCATTTTGGATGGTGCAATCCTCCAGTATTCGTAACTTTTTCAGTCTTTGCGAGGGGATATTCTCAGGATCACTGATTCCATTGGTCTTTTTCCCAAAATCCTTACAGCTGGCTTCCTTTTTCTTACCGTTTCAATATACGACCTTTCTGCCTGCAATGGTCTATACAGGTAGCTATACTTTAGCTGATATAACCTTACCTATTCCCCAAGTTTTGTTGTTGCAGCTTGTAGCCGTTATTATTGCCGGAATAGTCTGCCGGGTGCTGTATGCGGTATCGCTTAAGCATTTTACGGGGGTGGGCGCATGA
- a CDS encoding ABC transporter permease, producing MKRMYQIYKTCMKANIASAITYRVNFILNSLIMLIGNVLFPLVTVFIYNSNASFEGWTFKEALLIQSVFILSTACAGIFFNGIMWNTMSHVVEGTLEVVLIKPTSSLFLLLARSFEFESIGLLGGGVIMFVYALSGIDGMTIGSWFLFLLLFGAGLLVMFGVALIVAAISFKWVANSRLPEMFESIKSFGRYPGTIFPKAVVAVSSFLFPVSMIAYFPASTLIGRWEAYFFIAIIPCVLFAAFGIWLYTYMLRSYKSAGG from the coding sequence ATGAAACGTATGTATCAAATATATAAAACCTGCATGAAGGCGAATATTGCTTCTGCTATCACTTATCGTGTTAATTTTATTCTTAATAGCCTTATCATGCTCATAGGGAATGTGTTGTTTCCCCTAGTAACGGTGTTCATCTATAATTCGAATGCTTCATTTGAAGGATGGACCTTTAAAGAGGCACTATTAATTCAATCTGTGTTCATTTTGTCTACGGCTTGTGCCGGGATTTTTTTTAACGGAATTATGTGGAATACAATGTCTCATGTAGTAGAAGGGACTTTGGAAGTGGTATTAATTAAACCAACCTCGAGCCTTTTTCTGCTGTTGGCCAGATCTTTTGAGTTCGAAAGTATCGGGCTTTTAGGTGGAGGAGTAATCATGTTCGTATACGCACTTAGCGGAATCGATGGGATGACCATCGGCTCTTGGTTCTTGTTCCTGTTGTTGTTTGGCGCAGGGCTGCTTGTTATGTTCGGCGTGGCGCTTATTGTGGCAGCAATTTCCTTCAAATGGGTAGCGAATTCCCGCTTGCCGGAGATGTTTGAGAGCATTAAGTCTTTTGGGCGTTATCCAGGGACGATTTTCCCTAAAGCAGTCGTAGCCGTAAGTTCTTTTCTTTTTCCGGTTTCCATGATTGCTTATTTTCCAGCATCTACTCTGATTGGACGATGGGAAGCCTATTTTTTTATAGCGATTATCCCTTGTGTGTTATTTGCTGCCTTCGGAATTTGGCTCTATACGTACATGCTTCGTAGTTACAAAAGTGCCGGAGGATGA